A genomic segment from Glycine soja cultivar W05 chromosome 20, ASM419377v2, whole genome shotgun sequence encodes:
- the LOC114402144 gene encoding uncharacterized protein LOC114402144, with product MDIVEQENQSLREEVATLREGMDRLTTMMSALLSAQNSQAAAATVEQPLVSTTPLSTVTSPPLFLPPGCTWGMPPPVCGGPQPAVSEVPPPFAQQSAPIPQPSTSFPQAAMTYSAPLIHTIQQEVEPIFQAENVVAFDKMEELQERFDGMQREVEALRGRDLFGKDACELCLVPNVTIPHKFKVPDFEKYKGNSCPRSHLVMYARKMSMYTDNHKLLIHFFQDSLTGAALKWYMNLDSASIRTFNDLGEAFIRQYKYNLDMAPDRDQLRAMTQKEKETFKEYAQRWREVAAQIVPPLEEREMTKIFLKTLSQFYYEKMVASAPTDFTEMVNMGVRLEEGVREGRLTGESAPAASNAKKFGGHFAKKKDQEVGMVAHGKPQQNFTPYRQVANVASAIPNPSYHQQRPHYPYPYPPHPYPPQQYPPQQYPPQQYHQPQYPQKQQNRPQTPQQPYHSQNRQKTTFDPIPMKYADLLPALLAKNLVQVRTPPRTPDVLPPWFRHDLTCAFHQGAPGHDVENCYVLKNEVQKLVRANLLSFKDQNPNVQANPLPNHGPAVNMIQDGDEDGVILNVQHVRTPLVPIHIKMCEAALFDHDHAACEICPVNVKGCPKVQEDVQGLIDSRELIITRKDKEVCVITPEFQRLEISYNSGESTTTPLVISLPGPMPYASLKAVPYKYSATMLEGGQEVPLPSLTPAISVDNIASDGKVLRNGRVIPTLFAKKVNDPTVKQVTVNGPGTRKDVGQSNGTSKNSDHDEILKLIQKSEYKVVDQLLQTPSKISILSLLLNSEAHREALMKVLDQAFVERDVTVNQLDSIVGNITACNNLSFSDEELPEEGRNHNLALHISVNCKSDALSNVLVDTGSSLNVMAKSTLDQLSYRGPPMRRSGVVVKAFDGSRKSVIGEVDLPITIGPFVFQITFQVMDIQAAYSCLLGRPWIHEAGAVTSTLHQKLKFVRNGRLITVSGEEALLVSHLSAFSFIGADETEGTSFQGLTVEGKKPEKNEVSFATWKSAQKVVQEGTGVGWGKVVQLLESKNREGLGFASSAGSATNSVGSSSITSTFCSAGFINNSPEANAVLEDVPEERVLAFVTPGKLVRNWDAVDIPSVVHASKLGIYEPFEHNNPALSPNFESPVYEAEEEEDDEIPKELARLLEYEKKTIRPHEEVVEVINLGTEEDKKEVKIGASLEATVKRRVIELLKEYVDVFAWSYQDMPGLDPRIVEHRLPLKPECPPVKQKLRRTRPDMALKIKEEVQKQIDAGFLVTSEYPQWLANIVPVPKRDGKVRMCVDYRDLNKASPKDDFPLPHIDVLVDSAAKSKVFSFMDGFSGYNQIKMAVEDREKTSFITPWGTFCYRVMPFGLINAGATYQRGMTTLFHDMMHKEIEVYVDDMIVKSGTEEEHVEYLLKMFQRLRKYQLRLNPNKCTFGVRSGKLLGFIVSQKGIEVDPDKVKAIREMPVPQTEKQVRGFLGRLNYISRFISHMTATCGPIFKLLRKDQGVVWTEDCQKAFDSIKNYLLEPPILIPPVEGRPLIMYLTVLEDSMGCVLGQQDETGRKEHAIYYLSKKFTDCESRYSLLEKTCCALAWAAKRLRHYMINHTTWLISKMDPIKYIFEKPALTGRIARWQMLLSEYDIEYHTQKAIKGSVLADHLAHQPIEDYQPIKFDFPDEEIMHLKMKDCDEPLLGEGPDPESRWGLIFDGAVNVFGNGIGAVIITPEGNHLPFAARLQFDCTNNMAEYEACILGIEKAIDLRIKNLDIYGDSALVINQIKGEWETRHPGLIPYKDYARRLLTFFNEVELHHIPRDENQMADALATLSSMYEVSHRNNLPTIRIQRLERPAHVFAVEEVVDDKPWFHDIKCFLQSQEYPPGASNKDRRTLRRLSGNFFLNGDVLYKRNFDMVLLRCVDKQEAELLMHEVHEGSFGTHSNGHAMARKLLRAGYYWMSMETDCCKHARKCHKCQIYADRIHVPPTTLNVLSSPWPFSMWGIDMIGRIEPKASNGHRFILVAIDYFTKWVEAASYANVTKQVVVRFIKNQIICRYGVPNRIITDNGTNLNNKMMKDLCEEFKIEHHNSSPYRPQMNGAVEAANKNIKKIVQKMVVTYKDWHEMLPYALHGYRTSVRTSTGTTPFSLVYGMEAVLPVEVEIPSMRVLMEAQLSEAEWCQSRYDQLNLIEEKRMKALCHGQLYQQRMKQAFDKKVRPRVFQEGDLVLKKVLSFQPDSRGKWTPNYEGPYVVKRTFSGGALTLTTMDGDELPRPVNADAVKKYFV from the exons ATGGATATAGTTGAACAAGAAAATCAGAGCCTCAGGGAGGAGGTTGCCACTTTACGAGAAGGAATGGATAGGTTGACGACCATGATGAGTGCACTCCTGTCAGCCCAGAACTCTCAAGCTGCCGCCGCTACTGTAGAGCAGCCTTTGGTGAGCACAACCCCACTATCTACGGTGACTTCTCCACCTCTCTTTTTGCCTCCAGGTTGTACATGGGGAATGCCACCTCCAGTCTGTGGAGGCCCCCAGCCCGCTGTATCTGAAGTTCCACCTCCTTTTGCTCAGCAGTCAGCACCGATTCCGCAACCCAGTACCTCTTTCCCTCAAGCTGCAATGACTTATTCAGCTCCACTGATTCACACTATTCAACAAGAGGTTGAACCAATTTTCCAAGCTGAAAATGTTGTAGCCTTCGACAAGATGGAAGAACTCCAAGAAAGATTTGATGGTATGCAAAGGGAAGTCGAAGCCCTCCGAGGAAGAGATCTGTTCGGGAAGGACGCCTGTGAATTATGCTTGGTCCCAAATGTTACTATCCCTcacaagttcaaggtgccagactttgAGAAGTATAAAGGGAACTCTTGTCCCCGCAGTCACTTGGTGATGTACGCGCGAAAAATGTCCATGTATACTGACAATCATAAGCTGCTTATTCATTTCTTTCAGGACAGCCTGACTGGGGCCGCTCTGAAATGGTATATGAATTTGGACAGTGCGAGCATTCGTACTTTCAATGACCTGGGTGAAGCGTTCATCCGACAGTATAAGTACAATCTGGACATGGCCCCAGATCGTGATCAGCTCCGTGCGATGAcacaaaaagagaaggaaacgtTCAAGGAGTATGCCCAGCGTTGGAGGGAAGTGGCTGCCCAGATTGTCCCGCCGTTGGAAGAAAGGGAAATGACCAAAATATTTCTGAAGACCCTGAGCCAGTTTTATTACGAGAAAATGGTTGCAAGTGCACCAACAGACTTCACCGAAATGGTCAACATGGGGGTGCGATTAGAGGAAGGTGTCCGAGAGGGACGTTTGACTGGGGAAAGTGCCCCTGCTGCAAGCAATGCCAAGAAGTTTGGAGGCCACTTTGCGAAGAAGAAAGATCAAGAGGTGGGGATGGTAGCTCATGGTAAGCCTCAGCAGAATTTCACCCCATATCGTCAGGTTGCGAATGTCGCATCCGCTATCCCAAACCCATCGTATCACCAACAAAGGCCACATTACCCCTACCCATACCCTCCACACCCGTACCCTCCACAACAATACCCTCCACAACAATACCCTCCACAGCAATACCATCAGCCACAATACcctcaaaaacaacaaaatcgcCCGCAAACCCCCCAACAACCATATCACTCACAAAACCGCCAGAAAACAACCTTTGATCCAATCCCGATGAAATATGCTGACTTACTCCCCGCCCTGCTCGCCAAAAACCTTGTCCAGGTCAGAACACCCCCTCGTACACCAGATGTTTTACCTCCCTGGTTTCGTCATGATTTAACCTGCGCTTTCCACCAAGGGGCCCCAGGTCATGACGTTGAAAACTGCTATGTCCTGAAGAATGAAGTGCAAAAACTAGTCCGGGCCAACTTGCTATCCTTCAAAGATCAGAATCCCAATGTTCAGGCGAACCCTCTGCCGAACCATGGGCCTGCTGTCAACATGATACAAGATGGTGATGAAGACGGTGTCATCCTGAACGTCCAGCACGTTCGAACTCCCCTGGTCCCAATACATATCAAGATGTGCGAGGCAGCTCTGTTTGACCATGATCATGCAGCGTGTGAAATATGTCCTGTGAATGTAAAAGGATGCCCGAAGGTACAAGAGGACGTACAAGGGCTGATAGACAGCAGAGAACTTATCATCACGAGGAAGGACAAAGAAGTGTGCGTCATCACCCCCGAGTTTCAGCGGTTGGAAATAAGCTATAACAGTGGGGAATCAACTACTACTCCACTGGTGATTAGCTTGCCAGGACCTATGCCGTATGCTTCTCTAAAAGCGGTCCCTTACAAGTATAGTGCCACGATGTTGGAAGGTGGGCAGGAGGTGCCTTTGCCCTCTCTAACTCCTGCGATTTCTGTGGACAACATTGCTAGTGACGGTAAAGTTCTGAGGAATGGACGTGTTATCCCCACATTGTTTGCAAAGAAAGTGAATGATCCGACAGTTAAACAGGTGACAGTGAATGGCCCCGGTACAAGGAAGGACGTAGGCCAATCCAATGGGACTAGTAAGAATTCTGATCATGATGAAATTCTGAAACTGATCCAGAAGAGTGAGTATAAAGTAGTAGACCAGCTGCTGCAAACTCCCTCTAAGATAtccattttgtctctgcttttGAACTCAGAAGCACACCGTGAAGCTCTAATGAAAGTGTTAGACCAAGCTTTTGTGGAGAGGGACGTGACTGTTAATCAATTGGACAGCATAGTAGGAAACATTACTGCCTgcaataatttaagttttagtgATGAAGAGCTTCCTGAGGAGGGGAGGAACCACAATCTGGCGTTACATATATCGGTGAACTGCAAGTCAGATGCTCTGTCGAATGTACTTGTGGACACTGGTTCCTCATTGAATGTAATGGCCAAATCCACATTAGATCAACTTTCCTACCGGGGGCCTCCCATGAGAAGAAGCGGGGTGGTTGTCAAAGCGTTTGATGGATCAAGAAAGTCTGTTATCGGGGAGGTTGATTTGCCCATTACAATTGGGCCGTTTGTTTTCCAAATTACATTCCAGGTGATGGATATCCAAGCCGCATACAGTTGCCTTTTGGGTAGGCCGTGGATCCATGAAGCGGGGGCCGTGACATCCACCTTGCATCAAAAGCTGAAGTTTGTCAGAAATGGGAGATTGATCACTGTGAGTGGAGAGGAAGCCTTGTTGGTTAGTCATTTGTCAGCTTTTTCCTTTATTGGTGCTGATGAAACAGAAGGAACCTCTTTCCAAGGCCTGACTGTAGAGGGTAAAAAGCCAGAGAAGAATGAAGTATCTTTTGCTACTTGGAAGAGCGCACAGAAAGTGGTGCAGGAAGGAACAGGTGTAGGATGGGGAAAAGTTGTGCAGTTGTTAGAGAGTAAAAACCGCGAAGGACTGGGATTTGCTTCTTCTGCAGGATCCGCAACGAACAGTGTTGGATCAAGCTCCATTACTAGCACCTTTTGTAGCGCCGGGTTCATCAACAACTCGCCAGAAGCCAATGCTGTCTTGGAAGACGTTCCTGAAGAGAGAGTGCTTGCATTTGTCACACCTGGAAAACTTGTCCGCAACTGGGACGCGGTTGACATCCCTTCAGTAGTCCATGCATCAAA ACTAGGCATTTATGAGCCCTTTGAACATAATAACCCTGCACTCTCTCCCAACTTCGAATCTCCTGTCTACGAGGCTGAAGAGGAGGAGGATGATGAAATCCCGAAGGAACTTGCTCGGTTATtggaatatgaaaagaaaaccaTTCGGCCTCATGAGGAGGTAGTAGAGGTGATTAACTTGGGAACCGAGGAAGATAAGAAGGAAGTCAAGATTGGGGCATCGCTTGAGGCAACTGTCAAACGAAGGGTGATTGAATTACTCAAAGAATACGTCGATGTGttcgcatggtcgtaccaagatatgcccggctTGGATCCCCGTATTGTGGAGCACCGTTTGCCTTTGAAGCCCGAATGCCCACCGGtcaaacagaaactgagaagaaCTCGCCCTGACATGGCTCTCAAGATCAAAGAGGAAGTACAGAAGCAGATCGATGCAGGTTTTCTTGTCACATCAGAGTATCCCCAATGGTTAGCCAACATAGTGCCTGTTCCAAAGAGGGACGGCAAGGTCAGGATGTGCGTTGACTACCGGGATTTGAACAAGGCTAGTCCGAAAGATGACTTTCCTCTACCTCACATCGATGTATTGGTTGACAGCGCTGCAAAGTCCAAGGTCttctccttcatggacggtttctctgggtACAATCAGATCAAGATGGCAGTTGAAGATAGAGAAAAGACATCTTTCATCACGCCTTGGGGCACCTTTTGTTACAGGGTAATGCCCTTTGGGTTGATAAATGCAGGTGCCACTTACCAAAGAGGCATGACCACTCTCTTTCATGACATGATGCACAAAGAGATAGAAGTGTACGTGGATGATATGATTGTCAAGTCAGGCACTGAAGAAGAACATGTCGAGTACTTGCTGAAGATGTTTCAACGGCTGAGAAAGTACCAACTTCGACTGAATCCCAACAAATGTACCTTTGGTGTTAGATCTGGAAAACTCTTGGGTTTCATTGTCAGTCAGaaaggtattgaagtagatcctgacAAGGTCAAGGCCATTAGAGAAATGCCGGTTCCACAAACAGAGAAACAAGTGAGAGGTTTTCTTGGGCGTCTAAATTACATCTCTCGTTTCATCTCGCACATGACAGCCACGTGCGGACctatattcaagttgcttcgaaAAGATCAAGGGGTTGTTTGGACCGAAGATTGTCAAAAGGCTTTTGATAGTATCAAGAATTATCTGCTAGAACCTCCAATTCTTATACCTCCAGTTGAAGGAAGGCCTCTGATTATGTACTTGACTGTGTTAGAAGACTCTATGGGCTGTGTGCTCGGACAACAGGATGAGACCGGAAGGAAAGAACATGCCATCTACtacttgagcaagaagtttacagATTGTGAGTCCAGGTACTCCCTACTtgagaaaacttgttgtgcactaGCCTGGGCTGCCAAGCGTCTTCGTCACTACATGATTAACCACACCACTTGGctaatatccaaaatggacccgatCAAGTATATCTTTGAGAAACCCGCTCTGACAGGAAGAATTGCTCGTTGGCAGATGTTGTTATCCGAGTATGATATCGAATACCACACCCAGAAGGCAATTAAGGGAAGTGTTCTTGCTGATCATTTGGCTCACCAACCAATTGAGGACTATCAACCCATCAAGTTTGACTTTCCTGATGAAGAGATTATGCACTTGAAGATGAAGGATTGTGATGAACCATTGCTTGGAGAAGGTCCAGATCCCGAGTCTAGATGGGGTTTGATTTTTGATGGAGCCGTGAATGTCTTTGGCAATGGAATTGGGGCAGTTATTATCACTCCTGAAggtaatcatctccctttcgctGCAAGGTTACAGTTCGattgcaccaacaatatggcagAATATGAAGCATGTATCTTGGGCATTGAAAAAGCCATCGACTTGAGAATCAAGAACCTTGACATTTACGGGGATTCAGCTCTCGTAATCAACCAAatcaaaggagaatgggaaactcgCCACCCCGGCTTGATTCCATACAAAGATTATGCAAGGCGTTTGCTAACCTTCTTCAACGAAGTGGAGCTTCACCACATCCCTCGTGATGAGAACCAGATGGCAGATGCGTTAGCAACTTTATCCTCCATGTACGAAGTGAGTCACCGGAATAATTTGCCAACAATCAGAATTCAGCGCCTCGAGAGGCCCGCTCACGTGTTTGCAGTCGAAGAGGTTGTTGATGATAAGCCCTGGTTCCATGATATCAAGTGTTTCCTTCAAAGCCAGGAATATCCACCTGGAGCATCCAACAAAGACAGGAGAACTTTGAGAAGATTGTCTGGTAATTTCTTCCTAAATGGGGATGTTTTGTACAAAAGAAACTTTGACATGGTACTACTCAGGTGTGTAGataagcaagaagcagaactttTGATGCATGAGGTACATGAAGGCTCCTTTGGAACTCACTCCAATGGACATGCAATGGCTAGGAAGTTGTTGAGAGCAGGTTACTACTGGATGTCGATGGAAACAGATTGTTGCAAGCATGccaggaagtgccacaaatgccAGATTTATGCTGACAGAATTCACGTACCACCAACTACACTTAATGTTCTTTCTTCTCCGTGGCCTTTCTCTATGTGGGGCATCGATATGATTGGTAGAATCGAACCGAAAGCTTCAAACGGGCATCGTTTCATTCTAGTGGCTattgattacttcaccaagtgggttgAAGCAGCATCTTATGCAAATGTGACTAAGCAAGTCGTGGTCCGCTTTATCAAGAATCAGATCATCTGCCGTTATGGTGTGCCCAACAGAATCATTACAGATAATGGAAcaaacttgaataacaagatgatgaaagATTTGTGTGAAGAGTTCAAGATTGAGCATCACAATTCTTCTCCTTACAGACCTCAAATGAATGGCGCAGTTGAAGCTGCAaacaagaatatcaagaagatagtGCAGAAGATGGTGGTCACATACAAAGACTGGCATGAGATGCTACCGTATGCTTTGCATGGGTATCGCACTTCAGTGCGTACTTCAACAGGGACAACCCCCTTCTCTTTGGTGTATGgtatggaagcagtactccctgTGGAGGTTGAGATTCCATCAATGAGAGTTCTAATGGAGGCCCAGTTATCAGAAGCTGAATGGTGCCAAAGCAGATATGATCAGTTGAATCTAATTGAAGAAAAACGCATGAAGGCCTTGTGCCACGGACAACTTTATCAACAGAGGATGAAGCAAGCTTTCGACAAGAAGGTTCGTCCCCGTGTGTTTCAAGAGGGAGATCTTGTGCTCAAGAAGGTTTTATCTTTCCAACCCGACTCTAGGGGCAAGTGGACGCCTAATTACGAAGGCCCATATGTCGTCAAGAGAACTTTCTCTGGTGGTGCACTGACTCTTACAACTATGGATGGGGATGAGCTCCCTCGTCCCGTGAATGCGGATGCAGTCAAGAAATACTTtgtctaa